The proteins below come from a single Deltaproteobacteria bacterium genomic window:
- a CDS encoding ABC transporter permease — MKSPAFQKGSYVWLANDSVAESRKTGRRPAVADRNAETGQEAGLLDVSVAEACALYKFYLQREKVILGTAAVSLFFVAWELVGNTFQLINPMFMSAPSLIFSAAVQMFASGEIWNDLRVSGIEFFWGYLLSVLIGVPFGIAIGWYRRLALIFDPSVNALYSTPRVALLPLIIIWLGIGIISKIGIIFLGAVFPIMINARDGVKTTPYNLLNAARSFGASQWQIFKSVVLPSTVPFIISGLRLGVGRALIGVMVGELYAATAGIGFMITVAGATFQTDKVFVGVMIFAITGMISMEIIGRVEHRFQKWRPDVGVH, encoded by the coding sequence TTGAAAAGTCCGGCTTTTCAGAAAGGAAGTTACGTTTGGTTAGCAAACGATAGCGTCGCCGAGTCCAGAAAAACAGGAAGGAGACCAGCCGTGGCCGATCGAAATGCTGAAACAGGTCAAGAAGCGGGTTTGTTGGATGTTAGCGTTGCCGAAGCTTGCGCGCTCTACAAATTTTATTTGCAGCGGGAGAAGGTAATCCTAGGAACCGCCGCGGTGAGCCTATTCTTTGTTGCCTGGGAACTCGTGGGCAACACCTTTCAATTGATTAATCCCATGTTCATGAGCGCTCCCTCGCTTATTTTTAGCGCGGCAGTTCAGATGTTCGCCTCGGGCGAGATCTGGAACGACTTGCGAGTGAGCGGCATTGAATTTTTTTGGGGATATCTTCTGTCGGTGCTTATTGGCGTCCCCTTTGGCATTGCCATTGGCTGGTATAGGAGGTTAGCACTCATTTTCGATCCATCTGTCAACGCTTTATACTCCACGCCGCGTGTCGCCCTGCTTCCCCTGATCATCATTTGGCTCGGCATTGGCATCATATCGAAGATCGGCATTATCTTTTTGGGCGCGGTTTTTCCGATTATGATCAATGCCCGGGACGGCGTAAAGACGACTCCCTATAACTTGCTCAATGCGGCGCGTAGTTTCGGCGCCTCACAATGGCAGATTTTCAAAAGCGTTGTCTTGCCATCTACCGTGCCGTTCATCATCAGCGGCCTCCGTTTGGGCGTGGGCCGGGCGCTGATCGGCGTGATGGTCGGCGAGCTGTACGCCGCCACCGCGGGAATCGGTTTTATGATTACCGTCGCCGGCGCCACGTTTCAGACCGACAAAGTTTTTGTCGGGGTGATGATCTTTGCCATCACCGGTATGATTTCGATGGAAATCATTGGCCGGGTCGAACACCGTTTTCAAAAATGGCGCCCAGACGTCGGTGTCCATTAG